The genomic segment TCATATACATTGCTGTAAATGGAGAGGTTCTAcaccttgttttgatttttttcttaaccaatttaaattgtattacacctcattgaaacatttgaaatctgtttctgcaaaaaaaagtaactgcCAGTATctctacttttcttttgttttaaaatcttgctcTGTTATTCATTTGCCTTATTGTTTATGTGCTTGTCTTTAGTCTTagctccttgttttttttttttttctacccatGTTGCAATGTTCTTATACCTCAACGAGTCTTTGTATactgtttgtttaataattttttttttttaaaaaaggaccGTGGCAGTATTATTCTTCATGACGTAACGCAGATATCCGTACACAAGGCGGAAGTACTTGAGTATTGTGGTCGCCATTTTCAAAACGGCTAAGCTTTATTGCACACTGGAATTGTCCACTAAAGAAGTTTAAATAAAGAGCTGGAACTTTGAATGAAAGGTAAAGAGAACCAGCAGAAGCATGGCGGACCTGAGTCTACTGCCCGTCTCAGTGCATTCTCCCTGTAGTTTGTCCTTAGTAAAGCTGCTTTCTTAATATtacattagcatttttagctaaaGCTAGCTGCGGCCTTAttacagacagacacacaggaTAAATGGATTCTCTTTTTTAGCTGTAGTCATGATCTAGAAGTTTCCCTGTTTCTCCTGTAAGTCGACCAGGAGAggtcttgttttggttttcctAAAAGAGTCGGATTTCTCCTGTGTTCACTTCAAGGTCCGTTATCATTGTGTGAGGATGTGCTCTAcagcaaaacagttttaaaggaGAGGAGAGGTTAAATGTCTCCAAATGTACCTTCCCCTCATTGGTGACCCGTTAAATTCAGGATAAAAATCTCATTCAGAGATAAAACTGAATAGTCAAGCTCCATGTTTAATATTAGAGACTAATGTAAAAGTCTCTAATATACGGACCACCCCTATACGTATAGACCACCGTGTAGGGGTAGTCTATACGGACTTAGATTGTTATCACGATATTTTGCGGTTTAATTGTGATAAGTTTAGAACTAATAACTACtgctacaaacacaaatactgttcaTTAATAGCattcctattaaaaaaaaaaacattcctatgTCAAAATAAGCTTCTTCAGCAGCCACTTAAagaaacatgatttaaattaCCAAACTGCGCTCAGAcatacatttgtcttttttttttttacatcaactaatttattgagacaacaataaatcaaaacttctatcatgataagaattttttttacaacaaataataaactatACATTAAATGCCCACCCATATTTGACAACTGATATTCACAGACATTGAAAAACTGAGTTAGTATTATGCTATTTGTAATAATTGTGGAAATTGTCTGTGTTAATCCCCTCAACCATGGACAGAAGTGGACGGGATCCAAACGTAATTaggcattttttgttttcctggactcaattttattttctttttgctaagaTATGCTACAGGAGATGTAGCATTTGATGGAGGGGGTTCGTCATCGTATTacagatttttacaaaacagatgTTCTGGTTTTCGAGCATCCTGTGTGAATCCCTTAATAAAGCCCATTTAAACATGATTTGGACCAATTTTTAAGGTCCCTTGACATTACAGTAGTTGTGAATTGCTGCTAAATATAGATTGTATTGAGCTGAGCTGGCAGAACAAAGCCCAACCCTGTCTTTCACAGTCATTGGTTGaaccagattttgttttttgtttttttggtctgcAGATCATTCATCGCGATGATGGAGCTCCCTGACTTCAgcaagcagctgctgcagcagctgtggaCGCTGAGGAGGGAGGGTCTGTTCTGTGACTGCACCATCCTGGTGGGAGACAGCTCTCACCGGGCTCACAAGGTCGTACTGGCTGCCTCTAGCCTGCTCTTCAGGTAAAACGTCTGAACTGTTCAGCACATTTTGCTTCGGTTTGAAACGTGGGATGAGACAGGaccagcagaagaaaaaaaagcctctgCTCCTTGCTCAGGTCCCTTCTGGACAGCTCGGACACCATCTCCATCGACACCTCCGTGGTTTCCTCCCAGGAGTTTGGGGCGCTGTTGGAAATGATCTACACTGGCCGGTTGCCTCTGGGGAAGCACAACGCGAGCCGCATTGTTGCGGCTGCGGACAGCCTGCAAATGTTCGACGTAGCCGTGGGCTTTAAGAAGGTCCTTTCCACTCTGGTGGGTCAGAAAGTCTCGGTTCAATATTGATCACTACCTACAACAAGGTCATAttgtttagaataaaaaaatctttgttcaTGCAAATTCGCCTCCAACCAAACCTGTGGCGTTTCAGGTTTGGTTTACCACAAACAGGCAGAGCACCTTGAAGTGAAGCCGTTTGCCTGCGAGGAATGTGGCGCAGTGTTCGGAGCCAACTCTTCTCTGAAGAACCACATGAGGCTGCACACGGGAGAGAAACCCTATCACTGTCAGCACTGCGACATGAGCTTCAGTGTAGCCGCTGCACTGGCTTACCACACCAAGAAGAAACACTCTGAGGGTAGGACAGTCTGGCATTGTGGTTTCTTACTACCAGTATGGAGGGAATAATCTTAGTTTTAGATCTTAAAATATTaccttatttttattgttttttcaggaAAGATGTATGTGTGTCAGTACTGTAAGGCTGTGTTCGCCCAGTCCATTGAGCTCACACGTCATGTACGGACGCACACTGGTGACCGGCCTTATGTGTGTCGAGAATGTGGGAAGGGCTACAGCCAGGCCAGCGGGCTCACTGTCCACCTGCAGACCTTCCACAGTAAGAACCCACTCAGTCTGATGTTAACACTATTATTGCTCACAGCAGGGAcacaactaacaattattttacgAATCGATCATTCTATCGTATACCAAATTGGTgtattctgcagatttttcatttaaccacttaaaccttttttatacagtgttagaaatattttacatttatgtgcCTTCTCTGACTTTAGACTTTATACTctctaatttcttatttttgtacGTACAAGTAATGTCTccttgttctgtgttttttctataaatgcaaattaaatatgGGGGGAATTTTAAATTTAGGTTTAGCTCAAAATAGGTGCTTTAGTTAATCTGCATTAtgtaatgtgttaaaatgttcagattgCATTATGGAAAAATAGGTATATAATTTTTAGGGCTGGTAAAAAATatagacatatttttttaataacagttacatactgcagctgtaaGAGAACTGCGAAGCAAAGATCATTGAAAAATCTGGGAAGGCGTAGACTGCAGCTGGAGTCAGAGATTCAAGATCAACACGTTCGTTGTATGGAACCAGTCCTGAACCAGAGGCTAAAGTCAGAAGTGTCTTACTGGACCTGGAGAAAAAGAACTATACTTTGGTTTGGTAGTCCAAAGTTTTCCTTTCAGATCAATCAAGTTaaatcaatcaggtttatttgtacagcacatttcagcaacagggcagttcaaagtgctttacatcccaaaaacagatgaaagtaaagtttgtatttcatttggaaatcaagatccagagtctggaggaagagcgGAGAGACACAAACTCCATCCTGCTTTTGGCCACTGTTAGGTTTTCACAAGTGATTTGGGTTGCCATGTCATGTGCCGGTGTTAATTCACTGGGTTTTCTGAAGTCCGCGGTCGTTTCCCTAtgctgacaagctttatggagatgctgattttattttctagcagGACTTGATACCTCCCCACACTACAAAACTTACCAAAAGCTGGTTTAATAACCATTTTAACACCAACAAACTGGCCTGACATGAACCCCACAGGAAATCGGTGGGCTTTTGGGAAGAGTAAGTAAGAAAAACCAGAACTAACAGATGTAGGTCTCTGTTGTGCTGAGGTTgcacctcagcagaaccacaggctgaCTGCCTCCACACCACGGCGCATTGATGCAGTGTTTCATCCAAAAGGAGCCCTGACCAAGTACTGAGTGCTGTACAGAACGTTTCTGTAAGAAAATCTGGTTTTATTAGCCTGATGCAACATTtcaatgttttgaaaaactccCATTTGGGGATTTCGTCAACTTGAcaccagaaattaaattaagaaaagtaAACACTTGAGATGCATTTCTCTGTGTGGAACGAGTTTACAGGAGTTTTACTTTCCGAACAGAATTCCAGAAACTGCACCTGTTgatggtgaaaagaaaatgtagacaCCTTTTCTATTCTGTGACGTTTTTCTCTGTCTCCGAAGCGTGTTGATGTCCGACTGCTGTAGAGGTATGACTGTCCCATGTAAACCATTGGTTTGTGTTAATGATTGGTCAAATACAAGCACAGCAAAAACATTccaaacagtttaaattaaacacacacacactcatgagTCCCGGTTTgatattttccagaaaatgaaaaacacacattcttTGAAAATAAGCCATTATGCATTCATGGCAGCCTAAGACAAAACGGTGGTTCTCCCTGCGTGGGACATGTATCTGTATGTACCGAtcatatttttggtccagtttaaaCGGGACTTTATTCATCTAGACCTCTGAAGTTGGGTCCCGTGTATGGAGGTAGGGCTGTCTGGTGGCTGAGCAGTTTGCCCATGACGGCGAGCTCTGCGTCCCTCTTCTCCACCTCATCCACAGGAGTCCAGGACATGTCAGGCTGAAGCTTGAATGCGCCAAGAAACGGATGAGGGCAGCTTGGTCCCCTCTCCTTCAAAGGAAATTGGAAAACAGGTAAGCCAGATAGAGATAAAACAAGATGactctgtataaaaaaaaaaaaaacagtctcatGCTAACCTAATAAAAATTCGGCTGCCAACTGGACGTGAGATTTTTGTCCACTGGACAAATTTTACTCCAGGGTTGTCGCTCTGAGTGATGTATTTTATCCCACTTATTCCTGCACAATGTCTCTTATGCATTTACTAATTCCTTCTATAGGAAACGCATTGGGGTGTCGCGTCTGTAACTTAGCAACAACTGAACCGATGACTTCACATCCTTTGTCGGCAACAGCTGGGGGTGAAATGTAAGCGGCTGCTAAAACAACACTGAACTCTCCTGGTAAATAACGAGGACAAAAACTCTCTGCCAAGAGTTTAAATTTTGAACTGCAACTGTTGcgacatcacacacacacacacacacacacacacacacacacacacccacacacacacagaactgCTGAGTCATGTTAGGTATTCATATGAGCTCCCTACAGAGACTCCCCCTCCGGGTGTGTTAGATAATGCATAAAATGAATGAAGGTGACAGAACTCGAAGTTCACGTTTCATGGAACCAACCTTAGGGGAGATGATGGAGAAGTATTTCTGTCCAGACGGCCGCTGGTACAAGTAGTACATGTTGCCTggctttttcacaatattacaGGCAGCATGGTGGAGGTCAGCGTCTCTCTTTGCTTCTTCTAAAACCTGCGGTCGTCAATCGGCGATCAATGCCACGCGCCATCCGACGGGTGAACGTGACCCGTCTGAACATAAACACAACCGTTTTGTGAATCGACGGTCATACCTTTTTGGCCTGCTCCTGCAGGTACCTGATCTGGTCAGCGATTACTGTCAGTTTGTTGCAAGCGTTGGCTTTGACAAAGTCGTCCCCCTGAGAAACATCCACGTCACTTCAGGAGGAAAAACGCTCTTGTGAGCTAGACAACTTGACAAAACATGCCTCACCTTCTGCACTTGCTCGGCAAGAGCGACCAGGTCCATGGGGTCCCCCACTCTGTTGGTCTGATAGGAGCTGACCAGTTCCATCCCACTGGGGGCCGTGCTGGTCTCAACCAGGTTCACTACAACACACATGGCAAGGCTACATCATGACTGTCACAGAGTCTGGGAAATCCCTGATTTTATGAGTTAGTTTTTGCCAGTGCAATTAAACCATAATCGTACAGTTcacatagaaaaatatatatatatgaatttgACATAACTTGACTGAATGTTAAGGAAGAAGACCAAGCAACATAATGCAAAGATGACATCTACACAGATAATAATCAATTATTTCTTAACTTAGGTTATAAATCAACGTGCTcacttaataaaatgtaataaaatgtaatattatcaCTAAAACTGCAAGCTATTCTCATGGGTTCCTTTGCAGTGGCCCCCCGTCAGCAGCCGCGGGCTCGGAACCCTGATGACTTCATAATATCTGGGTTCGGAGTCAGAACAGCTGGGAGTCCATGGTGATCCAGGCTTGTGTAACCACTTTGTCACCGCCTTTCAAAGACACGCTCACGTAATGTACACCTACTGACAGTTTGgctacaccaaaaataatatCAGCAATTACCAAAGACCAAATATTATACAGTAAGAATATGACGACGCGGActgatatcttttttttctcttctttttttttttaaagattcggcgcagaataaatgttttcgTCATGTTTCGCACTAGGTGAGTAAAAGTGTTACCTGTGGTGACCTTTTCTGGTTGGCTGGGCAGACTGACGGCCCTGTCCATTTTCTCTTCTCTCGTTCAGAACCGAACTATTTTCAACCTGCCTCCCTTCCTCCGGCCAAACGCCGGTGGTTCCCGGCTGCTGCCTCCGACCGCCTGGCGGAGAACTACGGGTTTAGCTTCTGTCATTAGCAGCAGCAACATAGATATAGATACATAGATGTTGCCTCGACGGCTGccggttttttttttaatgtaaacacGGGAACTTGTCTTGTCTCCAATCACTCCGTTTTCAACCTGCTTGATTTGTTACAACTTCAGGCGCGTTTCATGTCAAATTCTAATAAGAACTGAAAGAATAAGAAACAAATGTAGCCAGATCTATGTTCCACTCATGTCTATGTTGAATTAACCTTCTAGGCTTTTGTGCACAAAGAATTATATTCGGTTGCACTCGCTCACAACATAGACATTAAACAGATGTAAACCTCGAAATGATAGAaaacagttttgtattttttaaaaaaaagtaaaaataagaaacatagGTGCATTTTAGCACAttagaatattaatgaaaaaatcatttatttttaaatgtgaacgTTATATATCCACAGATTACACATAAACAGACATATTTCACATATTAGTTATGTAAATGTTGATCAAGCTTAGTCTACCTAAGATGTAGCAAAATccccaaatcagttttttttttctcttttacccGTTAACTTAATATGGAATCAGGAGTGTTGCTGTAACACACGATGGATCAGAAggctgtgaaataaaatatttaaattataacagcGGAAGAAACAACGTTTCAGCTGGAAGCTCGTGTTGAAATTTATGGGagcccgtttccgccactctgtaaaaaaaaaaataattatctcaatataatgagatactatctcattattatCTCGTTATTTTGAGATACcgtctcattataatgagatagtaactcattattttgagatactataTCATAAtgagatcatttattttttttaacagagtgacggaaacgggcttccatagaaattaagaaaatttcaatacaaaattttcaataataaaattattttattttcttacaataaaGCTCCAGGAAGCagctcaaaaacacaaaagctgacATCTGGATTTGGTCAGCTGTTGTTTAGCTGCGTCGGTCCGGACCGCGGGGAGCTGCGTCCACCCGACGCAAAGGGGGCGATACTGACGTAAAGCTTTCAGGGTTAGAGGCACATCTACGTCTTCATTTCTATGTCCACAGTGTCGTCACTGCACGATCCGTGCTGGTCagatctgaaaatgatctgaaaatgatctgaaaatgatctgaccatcattttcagatcatttgagtaaaaagttactcaaggcTGAGAGTCAGATGGCTGATTTTACACACTATTAAAACTATGTCACATAAATGTTTACACTACAGGGCAGTTTCTCCTGTCTGAGTCTGTAAGGACAGGATGAGATGTGggttaaagaaagaagaaaaaccaaacattgcttctttttctccatctaaTAGCTTGagaatgttttctctctccttcagaGCTTTCCAAGCCTGATCCTTCTCCTTCTCGGGCCGAGAAATTGAAGACAACTCATATAACTCATACACAACTAAAACAACTCATATAATCATGTCAAGGTtgtaacattcagtttaatcggcagctgttgttttaaaaagaagctataacaaaattgtaaaataaataaataaacgaggtCTTCTTAcgctgttttgtgttgttattttaaacgcCAAGAGAATCGCTCTTTTTCCAACTTCTGTCACTTAAGtctgacaaataaaagtcagtcaccaaacacagttttccaacacGAAGTGTGTATTTCTAATTGTTCGTTGCTGATAGAGGATGGAAGCTGCTGATAGCAGGGCACAAACAttaagacttcctgaaaagatgaGAGTGTAGACTTCCTGGTAAATCCTGTTCTAATGTAAAGTATGACAGATTACTGGATTAAGGAAATTTATAGTATATTACATGCTATCacacataatattttttcagaatttggaaacagttgctctttatttccccaagttatggggggaggagagaatcgatatttcagctgccagaaattatttgccaaagttaaagGAGGAGAACCAAATACTTTAGCCACCTGATATAATCCGTTCCCACTCTATAACAtgggaataaattaatttaccagcaaCTCTTTAACtgtgctttggaaacatttgctcttcatttcacaAAGGTAAGGGGCTTTGAGATTTAAACTATCTTTCCATAGCTACCTTATATTAAAGTCCTGTAaggataaatatcaaacatagttttcaaaatgtaatttatgaacCATTATACAACATACATAAACCAAATACAAACCTGGAGGCCGATGGGACCctctacgaagccctggaggtcagcctagagaccaacaggactcgctacaaagccctggaggtcagcctggagaccaacaggactcgctacgaaagccctggaggtcagcctggagaccaacaggactcgctacgaaagccctggaggtcagcctggagaccaacaggactcgctacgaaagccctggaggtcagcctggagaccaacaggactcgctacaaagccctggaggtcagccaggagaccaacaggactcgctacgaagccctggaggtcagcctggagaccaacaggactcgctacgaagccctggaggtcagcctggagaccaacaggactcgctacgaagccctggaggtcagcctggagaccaacaggactcgctacgaaagccctggaggtcagcctggagaccaacaggacttgatacgaagccctggaggtcagcctggagaccaacaggacttgatacgaagccctggaggcaggCCGGGAGGCTCTGCTGACCCCAAGCTCTTCATCTGACgcctaactaaaataaaagcaaaactagaGTTCATAAGATAAATAAGGGTCTGATGACCTGGCGACAAAGGAATTGTCTGGTGACGAAGGAGACCTGTGTTCGATGGCCTCAAGTTCCCATGGCACCGCAGTCCTGCGGGCCTCAAGCTCTCCTGTCAACATCTTTCAAGCGTTAAGCTTTTCCACCATAAGTCCCCAAGTGTCAAGCTCCCCTGACACGGTAGTTCTGTTGTCCTCTAGCCTTTCTGCCACAGATACTCAAGCATGAAGCTTGGAGCCCTcatcacacttctttatttagCAGTACCAAGTGTCAATCCAGTACCTGATAGTACCTGTTTGGTACATTTTCAGGAAGGTATTGGAGACGCCACTGATGACACGTCTGAATATAGGCTGCTTCTGTAGCTGATCTGAAACTGATTTGATGTTTTCGCTGATTTTCTGTTTAGGTGGCTGCTGGTTCAGCTGCTCCAGTTTAAGCTGCAGGTCGGTGTTCATATTCTTTAAGTCAGTATTTTTCTGCTCCAGGATCTCGTTTTCCTGCTCCAAGGTGGTGTTGATATTCTCCAAGATAGAACATTTCTGCTCCAGAGAGGTGCTTCTCAGCGTCAGGGCGGTGTTTATCTGTTCCAAGAAGTTGCTTTTCTCCTCCAAGGAGGCTCTTTTCTGCTCCAAGACGGTGTTTATCTCGTTGAAAATGGTGTTTTCCATCTCCAGGgtatttctttccctttccaGGGCATGGTTTATATGTTTCAGAGTGTAGTTTTTATTCCCTAGagcagttttttccttctccagggtacttttttctttctccagggtGTTGATTCTCTGTTCCAGAGCGGTGCTTTTCTGCCCTAGGgcagttttttccttctccagggtatttttttctttctccaggacattgtttctctgctgaagAGCGGTGCTTTTCTGCCCTAGGGCagttttttcctgctgcagggtgtttttttccttctccagggcaTTGATTCTCTGCTTCAGGGaggtgcttttgttctccaAGGCAGTGGTATTCTGCTCCAGGGTGGTGTTGTTCTCCTTTAACGTTTTGTTTACGTGGaacagtttgtttaatttctcaTCTTTGTCTCGAAGCAGATTGTCTTTTTCAAATGCAGCTTGTTCTATGTTCAGAACTTGCATCTTCAGCTCCTCATTTCTTTCAATCAGAGACTGTTTTACAATGGACATCATGCCAACTTCTTTCAATATTCCATGGAGCTTCTGTGTCTCTTCAGCTAATGTCTGTTGTACTTTTTCCTTCCCAGAATCACAAGATGATGTCTTACTGCTGCGACTTATTGTTGATCCCGTTTCTCTGGACAAATCCGAAAATTTCTCAATGATTTTCTTTACTTGTGTGTTAGAATTTGCCTCTTTATCTCgaaaagctttcattttcaatCTCTTGTTAGGATACTACTACgtgctctctgtctctcttcttcAATGGTTATGACCGTAGAATTCAAGCGTGCAGCTCTGTGATGCCCTCTAGCTCCACAAAGTGTGCATCGCTCTTTGTGACATCAATTTGCGTGATGTCACACATTGATGTCACTGCCTCAGCAGAACAACTAGAAAACTGctgaagtttgaataaaaacaaactttacggCTGAACGCTGCTCGGCTTAGCTGATGGCTATTGGAGACAGTTCAGCTGGTAATATGCCACCAAGGCTGAAATCCACACTGGGGAGCCAATGGACTGGCACAGCAGGGTGCGAGGACCACAggtcaaaaggaaacattgtgtccgaaaacagaaaaaggggaaacGGGCCTGTTGACCCAGCTGACGCCAACTCAACGTCTCtctagctaagcaaggttggtggaatcaaataatgttctcgctctttggttacc from the Xiphophorus maculatus strain JP 163 A chromosome 20, X_maculatus-5.0-male, whole genome shotgun sequence genome contains:
- the LOC111605909 gene encoding zinc finger and BTB domain-containing protein 40-like, which gives rise to MMELPDFSKQLLQQLWTLRREGLFCDCTILVGDSSHRAHKVVLAASSLLFRSLLDSSDTISIDTSVVSSQEFGALLEMIYTGRLPLGKHNASRIVAAADSLQMFDVAVGFKKVLSTLVWFTTNRQSTLK
- the LOC111605908 gene encoding uncharacterized protein C1orf50 homolog — translated: MDRAVSLPSQPEKVTTVNLVETSTAPSGMELVSSYQTNRVGDPMDLVALAEQVQKGDDFVKANACNKLTVIADQIRYLQEQAKKVLEEAKRDADLHHAACNIVKKPGNMYYLYQRPSGQKYFSIISPKERGPSCPHPFLGAFKLQPDMSWTPVDEVEKRDAELAVMGKLLSHQTALPPYTGPNFRGLDE
- the LOC111605795 gene encoding myosin-J heavy chain-like, whose protein sequence is MKAFRDKEANSNTQVKKIIEKFSDLSRETGSTISRSSKTSSCDSGKEKVQQTLAEETQKLHGILKEVGMMSIVKQSLIERNEELKMQVLNIEQAAFEKDNLLRDKDEKLNKLFHVNKTLKENNTTLEQNTTALENKSTSLKQRINALEKEKNTLQQEKTALGQKSTALQQRNNVLEKEKNTLEKEKTALGQKSTALEQRINTLEKEKSTLEKEKTALGNKNYTLKHINHALERERNTLEMENTIFNEINTVLEQKRASLEEKSNFLEQINTALTLRSTSLEQKCSILENINTTLEQENEILEQKNTDLKNMNTDLQLKLEQLNQQPPKQKISENIKSVSDQLQKQPIFRRVISGVSNTFLKMYQTGTIRYWIDTWYC